From Deltaproteobacteria bacterium:
TGGGTGCTGCTCGGCTTCGCGCTCGTGCTGTGCGAGCTGCTGACACCGGGCGGCTTCTTCTTCCTCTTCTTCGGTCTGGGGGCCGTCGCCGTCGGCGCGCTCGTCTGGCTCGGAGCCGCCGGGCCGGCATGGCTCCAGTGGTTCCTCTTCTCGCTCATCTCGATCGGGTTCCTGGTCCCGCTGCGCGGCCGGCTGCTGCGGCGGATGGCCACGGGCGACGACGCGGCGGCGCGCGTGGACGCGCTGGTCGGGCAGGTGGCGGTGCTCCTCGACGACCTGCCCCCGGGCGAGGTGGGCAAGGCGGAGCTG
This genomic window contains:
- a CDS encoding NfeD family protein — its product is MAWWLWVLLGFALVLCELLTPGGFFFLFFGLGAVAVGALVWLGAAGPAWLQWFLFSLISIGFLVPLRGRLLRRMATGDDAAARVDALVGQVAVLLDDLPPGEVGKAELRGTAWNARNEGERALRRGQRGRVTRVDGLTLWLQPE